In the Anolis sagrei isolate rAnoSag1 chromosome 1, rAnoSag1.mat, whole genome shotgun sequence genome, GggaggaatttttaaaaatacagaaccAAATCCCATCTTGCATTAACTTACTATGCTCTCAGGGTGCCCTGAAGTTTCATCCATTTAGTAAGCTTTTCACACAACGGCTTGCTCAAACAGAAGCCAACTACCTGTTATCTCAACATGAGTGCAAAGGACTGTTAGGCAAAACAATTTGTTCTAAAATTCAGCTCACACCAACACGGGCAGTGAGCAATGACATATCCATGCCTCTGAAAACAGTGCTTCCTTGGATTACTGGAAAAGTAAATATTTCCTCCCCATCACCATGGAAAATGTGACGAGAAGATAAACAGGATCTTACtcacctcctcttctccttcctctccttcttcaaaCTAATGAAAGGGAGGAAACTGTTTAGTCTTTATTTTAAACATTAGTAGATAAAACATTTGTACATATTCTAGACATCCTACAATGTTTCCACATTATTTTTCAATACTTGCTGTTAGTTAAAGTATACCCACTAACAATGGGTGCAGTCATTCTGCATTTCTACCAGTACCCtttcaaaaaagagaaaacagaCTGAGGAATTCTGGAAAGTGTATTCTTTCAAGGCCTCAGAAGAAAATTTTATCTTGCTTTGAGATTAAGACTTTGTtcattataataaaaaaaaatcctctcaaAATGGTCCAGTCATTTTTATTAATCTGTTAGGCATTAAAGATGAGGTAAGAGGAAAGGGCAATTATACCAACAAGAAAGAAGACAGGATAACTACTGCTGCCTTAAAAGCTGGTATGTGGCACAGTGGACAGGGGCTGGAAAGTAAAATGTTACCTTCAGCTGCAAGTTCACTGAGCATTAGCAGACAAACTGTTattttataccagtggttctcccagaaatcttaacagctggtaaactggctgggatttctgggagttgtatgccaaaaacatctggggaccccaggtagaGAACCTCTGATTTATACAGTTATATCCCTCCATCTTCAACCATAGGGACACTGGGAATGTATTTTactacaatattcctgcttcttggcagggggtcggactggatggcccatgagctctcttccaactctttgattctatgattctatgaaaacgtATTAAAATGACTTTCTATTGTAAGTATTTCTGAATAGTTCACCCTCATGCTCAGTGTTGCAGCAAACTAATTTGGAAGGAAATTAATCATTTTAATTGGTACAGTTGTCAATCTAAGCATGCCAACACATCCCATATTTCACCTCCAAAAAGTGGTAAGGCTAAAGCAAGACTTAAATGTAACGCGACCAACTAGCTATCCAATCAGAACCCAGCAATTTAGCCATATTTACTCGAATCTGACATGTCATCAAATCTAAtctgcaccctaattttgggaagataatttagtaaaaaaaggtgagcattagaataAATATGGTAATTATGCAATTATTTTGTCCTCAAAAAAAGAGCTGTGCTCACCTTTATAATGAAAGTTTACCATTAcaagaaaattaaaaaatgcctccacacagagaaaagaaaaataatatatacacagtgggataattttaaaagatacatACATTATCGTCATCCTCTATAGCTTCCCCAGTGAAATAGAGTACAGCACGGGGCACTATTCTTTCACGGAAGAAGTGTCCAACTTCAAAGTCTATAGCTAACGTACACTCTGAATCTTCATCCTAGCAAGTTAAGAGGGGAAAAACAGTATGAGAATGCCGCAAAGGAAACATCTGACATGATTGACACATGTGAAATCATATTATGAATTAAGCTATGACTTTCTACATCTACTGCATATTTaaacaattaataataaaatattttcctgGCCCCAAACATGAACATATTGTTAGTACATCAATAGCATACTATTTCTTCTATGCCCACTCAGTTCTTTGAAACACAAGACTAAGATGGGAATCCCAAATTTCTGAAAGATAACAAAATGCTGTATtttgaaaattgcatttaaatcacttgTGACCAACTGTGAAGAACAGGTGGAGATTAAGATTAATTCATGCTTGAAGCAGACAgcagaaggcaataggaaatgTGATATTGCTACTAAGAATTGTTTACAACTTATGCAAGTATTATATTCTAATATTCCAATGCTGCTAATGGAAAGCTTGATGAAAGCAGCCCTATGTGTGAAATTTCATCCCTTCACATGAAGCATCTGAAGTACCACTGGCAtaaatgtgtgtgccttcaagttctctGTAGACTTATGTCAACCCCGTGTATTTCAtacagttttcttagacaaggaatacaggtggttttgccagttccttcctttgaaatatagcctacagcacctagataggatctggtgcctttaatatATTtagggagtccccagtggtgcagtgggttaaacccctgtgccggcaggactgaagaccgacaggtcgcagaatctaatccggggagaggcagatgagctccctctatcaactccagcggagcccctggtggcgcagtgggttaaacccctttgccagcaggactgaagaccgataggtcgcaggttcgaatctggggagaggtggataagctccctctatcagctccagctcctcatacgggaacatgagagaatcatagaatcaagagttggaagatacctcatgggccatccaatccaaccccctgccaagaatacTGTATtcaaagaagcctcccacaaggatgataaaaacatcaaaatcatcctggcgtcccctgggcaacgtccttgcagacggccaattctctcacaccagaagcgacttgcagtttctcaagtcgctactgacacgccaaaaaaaaaaaatcaactccagctcctcatgcggggacatgagagaagcctcccacaaggataaaaacatcaaatcatccgggcgtcccctgggtaacgtccttgcagatggtcaattctctcacaccagaagcaacttgcagtttctcaagtcgctcctgacacgaccaaaaaacgaACCAGCATATTTAGGCCCTCCATGGTATAAACAGAGATCACCAAATAGATTACTCAATGTAaacatgaaataaatatttactaTTAAAATCCACACTATTCTTTATTCATAGTGGTAGGAAGATAACTAGGGAAAGTAACATCTGCCCGCAACTGTCAGTCTGCTGCACTACAAACCATGCCACGTTTCCTCAAAATTATCCAGGCTCTCAAATAATGAAACAGATGCACCACTTCTAAGAATTTTTCCTGGATGGAACAGTGGAGAACACTGTTTATGAGTCCTGTTATTGGAGGCACAGTGTTTGCTATAAGAAATATGCTGGTTCTGATCATTTGCCATTCTCTGAAGTGTGCTAGCTTTCTAATTAAAACATGCTGATGGATATAAAAATACTGAAGTAAGACTTACCAGTGATTCTCCATCTCCTGAAActacaaggaaagaaagaaaccagtCTAAACCATTAATGGCCCCAACTTTGGTGCAGGTTCTAGTGCAAAAATCGTTCAAATGAGAAGTCAAACTACGAAAGATTATGAGCCTTTTTTGTATGTCAATGACAAGGGAAACCCAAGATTCTATTTTCAAAGTCCCTCCTTTCATCGAAATCCTTTTACTTACTTCTCAGACCAACAGCTTAAAACCAAATCAGTGAATGACGAACACTATACAAGTACAAATGGCATTTGGAAAACACACCTTTTATAATTGTTTCAGAATGGAAGATGAAGTGCGGAGTTAAAAACCCAAAAGAGATCAAAGTCTACAACATCAAAAGGACAGCTCAGAACTTTAAGCTTGCATATAGGAAATGGAAAGGGACTCATTTAGTAACGCTATAAAATACATCATAAACCTTAAACAaaaatcatttccttcttctaaAGCCACCCAAAGTTCTCTAGGATATTCCAGTCCTGAGGGATAAAAGGTTTGGAGAGGATTGCCTCTTTTCCCAGTTCCACTGTATCTTGCTATTCAATTAGTTGCAAGCATTGTAAAAACTGCAAAACCAAGTATGTCTCATTTGATTGTAATTGTTAGCAAATGTGTTTGTatcaaatatttattataataaaattatatccaTTAGTGGAAGTCCACCACTGAATCCCACCAAATAGTGATACAgctattcattgctaatcaagatGCTGACCCAAAATATTAAGGTCTCAAATAAAAGGCAGATATTCTTCATATGTGAAGTGCTAAATGTTGCCTTATAGCGTAGTTCTCCAATTGTATCAATACAAAAGAAGAACATGTGAACTAACACAACAACACTGCACTCTTTCACGTTCCTGTTTCAACCTTTTTTTATTGATAGAATGGTCCATAGAGAAGCTTCCTAGCCTTCCTGGTTCACATATGACTTTCTCTACCCAATTGCACTTCTTTTCACTTTTCAAAAGAGGAGCTTGGGGATTCAATGGACACAAGCTCTGAAAAAGACAGGATACTTTACAGTCCAACCGATACACAAATACCCAGAACTACTAGGTAATCTCTGGTTACTATTTAGGCTGCAATACTTTCCAAAAAGGAAGCATTTTTGCACACCGTTGGGAAGTTGGGACTGATTCCCTACCTCTACAGTGGCTCTGATATAGGTAGCCTATATGCTcattctctctcctcccctctcccaatttgcttttgtttatttcagGCATCTGTCTCAGGGGAGAGCATTGCAGAAATAAAAGAcagttcagggtttttttttaaattgaaaaacTGTAAAACAAATTCAACAGCCCAGGAGAACACTGAGATTGCCTTGGATATCAAACACAGAGCAATGTGATATTTTAGAGGTGAAACAGACTAAGATAACAGtgacaataatatatttattgcaAGAAAAAAATCCTTAGAAAACCACTATGATGGTAAGATTGTGAAgttgtttttttcaaatcttgtcaacatcttttttttaaccccccccccccccccattttctgaACAAGGCATGGCTGTTAACCCTATTTTGATGTATACACTAGGGAGTATTATGTAGGATTCTACATCCCCCATGTGGCAGAAATTACAAttcaatgaataaataatattacatattCAACAgctaaaacaaaacaattcacAGCAGGCCTCGGTGTAGCTCAAATTATGGTGTGAGATGTTTAAGAAAAATCTAAAGCTTCTTAGATTCAATATTGCTGATGTGGATAACAGCAGGTGCAGGGTTTCACAACATATTGACTTCATGATATACAGCTTCTACCACcaattacctacaaagccctacactTTCAATATCACGAATCATGAAACAAAATTCAGCAAGGCTTGTCTGGTTAATTCTTCCCTGCTAATCTGTTCCAGGTTCCAAACTTGTGTGACTAGTCAGAagtagaaactaattggcaagaCTCATTGTCATTCGTCTTTCTTACACACAACCACATCCCTATAGAAGTGCAGCTTAATTTTATAGATTATACTTTCATATTATCAGCACTTTTAAGTCAACCAAATGCAGAATTGAATTGCTGGCCCATTTGTTTGGCAAATCTTTATTAGCTACTCTTAAAAAGCGAACTTGGGTGTCTGAAGGCCTATCTAAATAGTAGTGAAATGGGACACAAATATTAAAGAATagctttcatatttatttatttatttatttcacagttttgtataccgagcttctcaacctcgttgagggactcagcccggtttacagccataaaaacatatacattcattaaaatatcatatatcacaaattacacatcaactttaaaatacactgtatataaaactacagtggtcagtcgtcctattaagatggatctatatccacttccacccagagtcctatggtgttgtctcattcctcgaaggcctgactccacagccacgtcttcacccgtttcctaaatgttaggatggatggggcagttctggcctccagagggagagagttccagagtcgcagggccaccaccgagtcaatcctcaagttatgaacaagataggttctgtaggtttgttcttacgttgaatttgtatgtaagtcagaacaagtacatcttaaaagtgtaactccagtcatacacacataaacatatatgCATGCATTTGATAGTATAGGGAACACCCTTGTGGTGCTAGTTTGCTGCCTAGGCCCCTGTTCAGAAGTTTTCCCCTCACTTTCAGACCCTGtgatatttggattttgaaaaaaaaaaatggcttgttgtggaagcaaggattggtgagaaagtttcactggagacacctccccccccccccccataactcttttaggagtgaatttcctttccaagaggtagatttctctcacttcaccCTTGTTCTAAAGTACAAGTCATTTctaagttgggtgtttgtaacttggggactgcctgaacaCAGCCTCTTGAGAATGAAACTAGTCTTGTCAATGAAAAAGGGCATGCATACCCAAGAGCTCTGGTTACCAAAGAATATTGAGGGTACACACTTAAAACTAATCCCACTATATGGAAAAGAAATGCTTCTTCTCATACTGTATCCCTGACAATATGTAACAGGCAAGTTTTTGATTAGAAGTTTGCTAACTGTCACATATTAAGTAATATATTTTACACCTATAAATAACCAGAGATGGGTGGTTCCACGATGGTAAGAAAGAAAACCTGTGTTCTCTGTGAACCCCAAAGGCTCTTATTTCAGATTGTCAGGGCCCTGAATAGAACTTCTGCCAGGTGTGGAAAAATATTCATTACTTCTTTGCATATGTACTTTCATTTTTTgtgatggatttatttatttagctcaaTACCAAAAGGGAACATAATTCAACAATTCTTTATCATATTTTTATATGATAAAGCTTACTGAAACATACATGAGTATACATAGTGAGGGGGGGGGAAATCAACCATGCTTACCTTTTATTGGACTGAAGAAATTAAAAAAGGAGTCGTTGGGTACTTGTTTAGTAATTGTTCTGACTGTGCCTCGTCCCTTGTGTTTCTGtttcttctttattattttaactgtcacattttttcctttcttccagtcAATAGTACATCTGGAGATAAAGTAAATTTATATCTCAATGATTTTAAACAAGGAAAGAGCAATGAACATTTAGTAGCTTTTGAGATTAAAGGCAATTTCCCATGATGAAAATTGTGATTTTCTACAACAATAATGCTAGCCACATGCAACACCATATGAGGAAAATGAGAGTGATAGCTTTGCCACACAGGAAAAGCCATTAATAAAAGGCAGGGGTCAATTTTCTACTGTTATCAAAATCAAGGCATCTGCAAGAAAAAAGTGACAATACAAGGAATCCACTCAACAATGGCAATCTGAACACAGTACTGGGAGATGTGGAAGAAAGATTTGGTGATAGGCATTCACACTTAAACCAATAGCTaccagcaaaacaaaataaacctcCAAACCAAAAGTGAAGTAACTGCCAAACTTCTATTTCAACATTAGCAAAGAGTGCTGTTATCCATAGTGACATCTAATTAATATAGTTGCAACTTAAAGACTAACTAGATTTTATAGCTGATATAGCATTGGCTTGTGGCAAAAGGCCTCagtaagcaaaaaagaaaaaaagtgcagCACACTTTCACAAgactttatcatatttatttaatttatatgacATCTTTATCTCAGAATAGAAGCCTAGGTGACTTCCAGAGGtagtaaaatttaaaaaaatacaacaaaattatacaaaagtatttataaacaattaaaatcacatcataaaacattcaaatCATTTATGACAAACAAAAGATATACAAAATAAACAGAACGTCCTGACTGAAAAGCTTCTCTgtttataaattaaaatcatgctTAAACAAAAACACCTTTGCCTGGCAATGAaaagaaagcagggagggagctgGCCTAACCTCCCATAGGCGGGATTTCTAGGGGATGGCAGCAGCCACTGGGAAGGATCTCTCTCATGTAATCAAGCAAGGTTGGGGTTGTGGTGGGGCTGAGAAAGCCTCCTTCTCTAGATCTTAAAGAGACCCTGTTTCCCGATCcacgtttcaactgaccaggaggatatCTGTCTTCCCTGGataaagtttcaatttgtttttcctcatccagtccattactgacaaCTGGTTCAGTACTAAGACAGCTTTCTTGGTATGAGATGGAAAGGAAAACTCCAGGCAATCTTTCCCagtagtttcatgtagatgttaaacaacatcaggGACAAAACAGAACTCCAAAGGACCTCACAGGCCAACAGCCAGGGTAATACTTTCTGAATCTGTGTGTGGAACCACTGCATATctgtgcccccaagtcccatcctaGAGAAGCAGCCCAAAAAATGGTCAACAGTATTGAAAACTGCTCAGAAAtccaggggaaaaaaacagaCACAAACTCCCTCTGTCCAAATCCCTGCGCAGGTCAACTACTAAAGAGATCAAAGCTGCCTCTATTACATAACTAGGCTGGAAGCTAGATGAAAATGAATCTAGACAATCCGTCTCATCCAGAAACCATTGGATTTAAAAGACCACCATACATTACAAaaccttgctccccccccccaaaaaaaaaacaaaaacaaaaaagaaatattgCAGACTGGCTAATCACAATTCAGAATGCTAGGGTCTGTTTTTAGTAACAGCCTTACAACAGCCTTTTAGGTATGGCGGCCAATTCTCTTGCTGCACTGAGGCTACACCACTATCCATACGCACTTAGCCAGAAactgggaagggcaaggatccagtATGCATATGGTGGCCCTCACTTTTCCAAGGGTCCTGTCCACATCCTGAGACTGCACAAATTTGAAACATATAAACTGGCACCAAGACTATCTCCAATGAGTGTACAATTGTACTAAGTGCCATGCAATGATAAAATTAATACTCAGCTTTTTTCTCTGGATTGAAATCCAAAGCATCTGAAGGATGTTGGAAGATTTGGGATGAAAAATTAAACCTAGTATTACGTATTATTTGATACTTTGGTGGTCCTCTGGACTAAAGACGAAATAACAATACATTTTCCAGACTAGGAAACCATTGTTGAAGTGATACTGTGGACCACCTGAAACATCTTATCTATGTGTAACACTACAGTTCAGAAAGTACAGAAAATTTAAATACAGTTCAGATAACAATGTTTCCTTACCCCTCGCAGTCAACAATTTCAGGGCCTTCAAATGAAAAAGGATCCGATTTATCTGGTTCTGACTTCATCTTGTAGGTTTTTGTCAAGACTGAATTAGTAAAGTAGTCATTGGGATCAAAGTAGAACTCTAGTGTGAAAGACTGAAAGAGGTTCATTATTGTTAAATAGATATTACCATTTTTCAAGCAGGTAGAAAGTCATCATTTGTTCATCGTGTATGCAATACAAGCAGTCACCAATTtacgaacaagatgggttctgtaggtctgTCAAGGTATTTTCTATTATCTCTTCCATTTCCTCCAATCATCTTATTAGTGAAAGTTCGGCTTTTATATACCCTTGCAGAAATAGCTCACAGAAAGAGCTTGATGAGGGTTTAAAATCTGCAGTAAGCTTAAGTCCATAAATGTGTCAAATGATAAACTAGGAAAGGTCTAGAAGCCCTATGTATGAAAAATCTTTAaacgttgttttaaattgttttttttaaatgatgtttATAATATGTGAAGCATCAGTAGCAAATAGATTGTGCAATTATGATAAGTCCACTATATATTTCAATACAGTAATGTCTCCTAAGAGAGACATGAGTTAGAAACTCATTCTTACTCAGCTGAGTACAGTTAAGAAATACATTATAAGTTTTCATAAACATACCATTATGGGCCTATTATGCCACCTAACACTAAATTGCAACTTAAAACAGTACTAACCATTGGCTGTCCTGGCTCAGAAAATTTCACTTTGATATCTTGCAGGTGTTTCAAAATTGGCTCATCATATTCCTAAATGTAAAGTAAGAGTTATTAATAAAATGAAACACGTGCCTCACATTTCTTAAGTGTCCCTCTTCCATTACAAGTAAATACgttcaggcagtccccaagttatgaacaaggtatGTTCTGTAGCCtcacagtggagacatcttttctccatgaaaactcttccaggagtgaatttcccttctgagggagattcatctcacttcctattgtctcacccccattcttaaatatgagtcagatatttgtaattcagggactgcctgtatctatCGTAAAGATATAACAGGCAGAACACAACACTATATACAAACACTAGGAGGTACCAAATAAAGAGAATGGATTGCCACTAACATAGAgaagaaagtgattttttttaaaaatctgaaacatgtAAAGCTAAGTAACATTCATATAAACATGTTCAATATTCAAAATGTGATCGTATAGCATAAAAAGAGACTTTTAATATATTACCTGTACTAATTCACTCAGCATATCTACATTTCTAAATATTGTGAACCAAAAATCTGGGATTCCTTTGGGATTTGACTCTTCAGCTGCtcctgcttctttttcttctattactactttatttttcaggTCTCCCTAGAAACCAAAGATTCACATATTACATTTAAAGTTTGGGATGAAATCTTCTCAAATATATTCCAGTTTCCATATGCTAGACCAGTTTTCCCTTTACATGTTGAAGAGTTGTCACACTATTACCAAAGATAATCAATTCCTCTAATACAAAACATTGAACATTATGTATCCATCAGACTGGAAATTGAACAAATGACTTCAAAAGAAGGTGCTGGTGACAGAAGCTATGTCCTTTTTCTCACCCTCccccaaaatatttttgtttcctcACTACAAACTCTAAACAACATTGGAAAGTTCTTTTTTCAAGCTTGTTCCAGAAATCCCTGTTGGGAGCTGGAAATATATATGGAATGCAGTACATCAAATGATCACAAGAACCATTAAACCTTTTCACTCATTCCTCGTATTGCTATATACCCCAATGAGCATTTATTTGTGTGATGCAGAGTAAAAGGAAATAACCAAGTGACTGTAAGATGAAAGAGCAGATAAACTAACGAACTGTTAAAAACTCAATGCAGTGCTGTGTTCATTTGTTGAAAGAACTTTCAAAATGTACAGTCAATCTATACCTGCAACTTTTCATGCCTGATTATctcattatttttcattatttcccATTGGTTCCTTTAAAGCTAGGACAGACAGCCAGAACCCCAGTGTTGTTTTGCCCCCACACATTTCCTGACTGGCTATGCTATCCACAACACAAATCACTCTGTGTATTGTTAACAGAATAGTATTATTCCGCaacaagaaatggggctacagataGTAGCTTCATGAGGTAGGAAAGTTTAACAAAGATCACTGTCTCTTTTAAGTTCACTAGAAAGCTGAATGAAGTGACTTGATAGTATGACAATGTGGGCCTTATTCCAGCATTGCTCAAACAGGAGGATTCAACACACAAAGGATGAGAATATCTACCCTCTCTTGATCATGTTGTCACTTTCTTCACATGGAAAAGTACTTATTTGAAGAACAGGTGCTCTTGTTCATACTCCATCTGATCAGTACCCTGAAAAATTCCCATTTGTGCTCCCTATCCATGTTCCTTGTGAGCAAGGAAACTTAAAAATCAGGGTTCCTTCTCAAACAggcacaggttgagtatccttttctttattttggattttgaaatacagtATACTTTATAAATAGCTTGTTCAttcattaattatatagtgtatGAAACAGACGGCTGGAGAGACTGAAATTTTGTGAAATGGCAGGAATGTAAACACAGAGCTCAACAAAAGTCCACATCTcctaccatttcacagatcctcagtcTCTCTTTTTGCCACCAGTCACCAGCGTAAAAAGACTCTGAGGGACAAAAGAAGGCAGAAATCAAAAGTAGGCAGCATTTTTTTcaggttttggaggttttcacAATTTGTTTCCAACTAAGAACCTCTTTTTGAACTGAGAGCTTTCCATAACAGGTAGACTAGTTACTTTTCTCTTGAAGCGTTCAATTCAATTGGGTAACACATTATTCAAAAGAAGATAAAGCTCtctacaaatattgcaaataaatctaGTTTATGAAGAAAGAGTAAAAGTGGTTGTGTATCACTTATTTCCGCTTGGCTATACCTACCAGTGAGAGGGCTTACACCACCAGCTGTAagctctctaactgcctattacagggaaaaccaactgatccctaatccatctaaaacacagacatgtgcttttcaccttaagaacagacaagcatcccaagctctgaggattacctgggaaggaatcccactggagcattgcagcgcacccaaatacctgggagtcactctggtccgttctctgacctacaagaagcactgcctgaacatcaaacaaaaagtgggtgctagaaacaatatcatacgaaagctgactggcacaacctggggatcacaaccagatacagtgaagacatctgcccttgcgctatgctactctgctgctgagtacgcatgcccagtgtggaacacatctcaccacactaaagcagtggatgtggctcttaatgagacatgccacattattacagggtgtctgcgccctacaccactggagaaattacactgcttagctggtattgcaccacctgacatctgccgggaagttgcagccaatagtgaaaggaccaaggcagagacatctc is a window encoding:
- the NAP1L4 gene encoding nucleosome assembly protein 1-like 4 isoform X2, which produces MADNSKAEDAASDSVEAAKGTGDKKEKLADQVMQNPQVLAALQERLDNAPHTPSSYIETLPKAVKRRIDALKQLQVKCAHIEAKFYEEVHDLERKYAALYQPLFDKRRDFITGCVEPTDAEAEWHSENEEEEKLAGDLKNKVVIEEKEAGAAEESNPKGIPDFWFTIFRNVDMLSELVQEYDEPILKHLQDIKVKFSEPGQPMSFTLEFYFDPNDYFTNSVLTKTYKMKSEPDKSDPFSFEGPEIVDCEGCTIDWKKGKNVTVKIIKKKQKHKGRGTVRTITKQVPNDSFFNFFSPIKVSGDGESLDEDSECTLAIDFEVGHFFRERIVPRAVLYFTGEAIEDDDNFEEGEEGEEEELEGEEEGEEEEDAESEPKV
- the NAP1L4 gene encoding nucleosome assembly protein 1-like 4 isoform X1 → MADNSKAEDAASDSVEAAKGTGDKKEKLADQVMQNPQVLAALQERLDNAPHTPSSYIETLPKAVKRRIDALKQLQVKCAHIEAKFYEEVHDLERKYAALYQPLFDKRRDFITGCVEPTDAEAEWHSENEEEEKLAGDLKNKVVIEEKEAGAAEESNPKGIPDFWFTIFRNVDMLSELVQEYDEPILKHLQDIKVKFSEPGQPMSFTLEFYFDPNDYFTNSVLTKTYKMKSEPDKSDPFSFEGPEIVDCEGCTIDWKKGKNVTVKIIKKKQKHKGRGTVRTITKQVPNDSFFNFFSPIKVSGDGESLDEDSECTLAIDFEVGHFFRERIVPRAVLYFTGEAIEDDDNFEEGEEGEEEELEGEEEGEEEEDAESEPKKDASQPAECKQQ